A stretch of Schistocerca americana isolate TAMUIC-IGC-003095 chromosome 3, iqSchAmer2.1, whole genome shotgun sequence DNA encodes these proteins:
- the LOC124605207 gene encoding 39S ribosomal protein L28, mitochondrial translates to MESRLANGLKLLYFKRPGPFDPGRVGARLPEAYRKFWDEWKVRKPEPVHYVPEPGKWRRDPVTGVVTPVQNVPIPVKYPAESHKGLWGGEGVIQGFTKKKRTVRRNPYFWTPNLKRSVVYSEILDKYMSVVVTERTINLIHKNCGFDHYILKTPACDLKSELAVRVKRQLLTALLKKDYHTDNSEKQKQIHEDYGHYLKSYTEEEIEWYGLTYREACRKLKQSDEAMSEPKPLKHQFRAELLAELLEETLVTDKIVPKESGGSWLSRINPFATKEEKPSA, encoded by the exons ATGGAATCTAGGCTAGCAAAC GGTCTTAAACTCTTATATTTTAAGAGGCCGGGGCCATTTGATCCAGGACGAGTGGGTGCACGACTTCCAGAAGCATATAGAAAATTTTGGGATGAATGGAAGGTTAGAAAGCCGGAGCCTGTCCACTACGTGCCAGAACCAGGGAAGTGGAGGCGTGACCCAGTAACTGGTGTGGT AACTCCAGTACAAAATGTACCAATTCCTGTAAAATATCCAGCTGAAAGTCATAAGGGACTTTGGGGTGGAGAAGGTGTTATCCAAGGTTTCACAAAGAAGAAACGAACTGTCAGAAGAAATCCATACTTCTGGACTCCGAATTTAAAACGATCAGTTGTGTATAGTGAAATCTTGGATAAATATATGTCTGTTGTTGTCACTGAAAGGACAATAAACTTGATCCACAAGAATTGTGGATTTGACCACTATATTTTGAAG ACCCCTGCATGTGATCTAAAATCAGAGCTAGCAGTACGAGTTAAGCGACAGCTTCTAACAGCTTTGCTGAAGAAAGATTATCACACTGATAACTCTgaaaagcagaaacagatacatgaaGATTATGGTCATTATTTGAAATCG TACACTGAAGAGGAAATTGAGTGGTATGGTCTGACCTATCGTGAAGCCTGCAGAAAACTCAAACAGTCAGATGAGGCTATGTCTGAGCCAAAGCCCCTAAAGCATCAGTTCAGGGCTGAACTGCTTGCTGAATTACTAGAAGAAACTCTAGTCACTGATAAAATTGTCCCAAAGGAAAG tggAGGTTCATGGCTGTCAAGAATAAATCCTTTTGCTACTAAGGAAGAAAAACCATCAGCATAA